In a genomic window of Sus scrofa isolate TJ Tabasco breed Duroc chromosome 4, Sscrofa11.1, whole genome shotgun sequence:
- the TTPA gene encoding alpha-tocopherol transfer protein isoform X2 has translation MPFGNVYFQNHCPNRFELLRNYYKWRAECPEISADLHPRSILGLLKAGYLGVLRARDPTGSKVLIYRIAHWNPNVFTAYDVFRVSLITSELIVQEVETQRNGIKAIFDLEGWHFSHAFQITPSVAKKIAAVLTDSFPLKVRGIHLINEPIIFHAVFSMIKPFLTEKIKARIHMHGNDYKQSLLQHFPDILPLEYGGEEVSMEDICQEWTNFIMKSENYLSSISQDR, from the exons ATGCCATTTGGGAATGTGTATTTTCAAAACCACTGCCCTAATCGGTTTGAG ttACTAAGGAACTACTACAAGTGGAGAGCAGAATGTCCAGAGATAAGTGCAGACCTCCACCCTCGAAGCATCCTTGGCCTTCTGAAGGCCGGCTACCTCGGTGTCCTGCGAGCCAGGGACCCCACGGGCAGCAAAGTGCTGATCTACAGAATCG cacaCTGGAACCCAAACGTTTTCACAGCTTACGATGTGTTTCGTGTAAGTCTAATCACTTCCGAGCTTATTGTACAGGAGGTAGAAACACAACGGAATGGAATCAAGGCCATCTTTGATTTGGAAGGCTGGCATTTTTCTCATGCTTTTCAGATTACCCCATCTGTAGCCAAGAAGATTGCTGCTGTTCTTACA gaTTCCTTTCCATTAAAAGTTCGTGGTATCCATTTGATAAATGAGCCAATAATTTTCCATGCTGTCTTTTCCATGATTAAACCATTTCTGACTGAAAAAATTAAGGCACGG aTTCATATGCATGGGAACGATTACAAACAAAGCTTACTTCAGCATTTCCCAGACATTCTTCCACTGGAATATGGTGGGGAAGAAGTCTCAATGGAGGACATTTGTCAGGAGTGGACAAATTTTATAATGAAGTCTGAAAATTATCTCAGCAGCATCTCACAAGACCGTTAA
- the TTPA gene encoding alpha-tocopherol transfer protein isoform X1, producing MAEAPGPAGAQLSLLPDHSPLLQPSLAELRRRARAPGSPLLPGPLSDAFLLRFLRARDFDLDLAWRLLRNYYKWRAECPEISADLHPRSILGLLKAGYLGVLRARDPTGSKVLIYRIAHWNPNVFTAYDVFRVSLITSELIVQEVETQRNGIKAIFDLEGWHFSHAFQITPSVAKKIAAVLTDSFPLKVRGIHLINEPIIFHAVFSMIKPFLTEKIKARIHMHGNDYKQSLLQHFPDILPLEYGGEEVSMEDICQEWTNFIMKSENYLSSISQDR from the exons ATGGCGGAGGCGCCGGGGCCGGCGGGGGCGCAGCTCAGCCTGCTGCCCGACCACTCGCCGCTGCTgcagcccagcctggcagagCTGCGGCGCCGGGCCCGGGCGCCGGGCTCTCCGCTGCTCCCAGGGCCGCTCAGCGACGCCTTCCTGCTGCGGTTCCTGCGCGCCCGGGACTTCGACCTGGACCTGGCCTGGCGG ttACTAAGGAACTACTACAAGTGGAGAGCAGAATGTCCAGAGATAAGTGCAGACCTCCACCCTCGAAGCATCCTTGGCCTTCTGAAGGCCGGCTACCTCGGTGTCCTGCGAGCCAGGGACCCCACGGGCAGCAAAGTGCTGATCTACAGAATCG cacaCTGGAACCCAAACGTTTTCACAGCTTACGATGTGTTTCGTGTAAGTCTAATCACTTCCGAGCTTATTGTACAGGAGGTAGAAACACAACGGAATGGAATCAAGGCCATCTTTGATTTGGAAGGCTGGCATTTTTCTCATGCTTTTCAGATTACCCCATCTGTAGCCAAGAAGATTGCTGCTGTTCTTACA gaTTCCTTTCCATTAAAAGTTCGTGGTATCCATTTGATAAATGAGCCAATAATTTTCCATGCTGTCTTTTCCATGATTAAACCATTTCTGACTGAAAAAATTAAGGCACGG aTTCATATGCATGGGAACGATTACAAACAAAGCTTACTTCAGCATTTCCCAGACATTCTTCCACTGGAATATGGTGGGGAAGAAGTCTCAATGGAGGACATTTGTCAGGAGTGGACAAATTTTATAATGAAGTCTGAAAATTATCTCAGCAGCATCTCACAAGACCGTTAA